The nucleotide window CGGCAGGCGGGCCGTACGCGCGCGCGCCGCGGTGCCCCGACCACGTGGCGCAGGCGTTCGCCGCGCGCACGCCCAATGCGAACTGGCTCGTGGGCGGCCTGGCCGGCAGCCTTGGCGCGATGGACACCTCGGGCACGACGCCGACGCCGGTGCTCGCCGACTGGGTGACGCAATACAAGAACGCCTTTCGCCGGCTGAACGCGCATCACGTGGCCGGCACGGCCCGCCCGCCCGCGGCCGTGGCGGACCTGCCGGTGATCGAAGTGCCTGCCACCGGCAAGCCCGACGCGAACCTGGCCGACACCTTCGCCATTCTCCTGTCGGGCGACGGCGGCTGGGCGGGACTCGATCGCGACGTGGCGGGCGCGCTCTCGGCGCACGGCATTCCGGTGGTGGGCGTCGATTCGCTGCGCTATTTCTGGTCGGCGCGTACCCCCGCATCGGGGGCGCTCGACATCGACCGTCTCATGCGCTTCTATCAAACGCGCTGGAACAAGAAGCGCGTGATCCTCGTGGGGTATTCGCAAGGCGCCGACGTGCTGCCGTTCATGGTCAACCGGTTGCCGCCGGGCGGGCGCGAGCGCGTGGCGCTGCTCGTACTCATGGGGCTCGGGCAGAAAGCCGACTTCGAATTCCGCATGACCAACTGGGTCATGTCGAGCCAGAACGGCCTGCCGATCCGCCCGGAAGTCGAACGCCTGCCCGACGGCATGGCGATGTGCATCTATGGCGCCGACGAGGACGACAGCAACTGCCCCGGACTCGATCCCCGGCGCGTTCAGGTCGTGAAGATGCCGGGCGGACACCATTTCGACGGCAACTACACGGCGCTGGCCGACAAGATTCTCCAGGGCGTCGCGCGCCGCTGACACCGGCGCCGGCGTCGCGGCTTTGCGCCTTGCCTTCCGTGCGGGCGCTCCGTACACTTCGCCCAGTTTTCCGTCACCCCGCAGCGCGGCCGCGCGCGGGGCGGGCGAGCCGCGCGTACGGCACAGAACGACACGACAATCACAGGAGAGGATCGATATGGCAGAGGGTTACTTCCCGCAGTGGCGGCAACAGGACACGGCGTCGGGACGCGTGATCGCCCCCGACGAGCGTCTGCCCTGGCCCCAGACCATCGCCATGGGCGTTCAGCACGTCGTCGCCATGTTCGGCTCGACAGTGCTCGCCCCGCTGCTCATGGGCTTCGACCCGAACCTCGCGATCTTCATGTCGGGTATCGGCACGTTGCTGTTCTTCGTGCTCGTAGGCGGGCGCGTGCCGAGCTATCTCGGTTCGAGCTTCGCCTTCATCGGCCTGGTCATCTCGGTGACGGGGTACGCCGGCAGTGGCCCGAACATGAATGTTCCGGTGGCGCTCGGCGGCATCATCGCGTGCGGTGTGCTGTACGCGATCATCGGTCTGATCGTGATGGCGGTGGGCACGCGCTGGATCGAGGCGCTCA belongs to Pandoraea pnomenusa and includes:
- a CDS encoding virulence factor family protein; the encoded protein is MTGKTMATHGSADSRYAGRHRFGKTGVARLARHLAAGVLGWSAAMAPVTARAQTAPLAPEHRPNLLRPAPKAGPAAQPPAAASSVPSPVMPQAAAAAAGAAAFRGAGNATPEIMTHGRFENVPIFRPDGEPNATVLFFSDDDGWTPRAERMARALAETGALVAGIDTARLMANYTKDDIACVYAAGDLDNFGRWVEAAVKLPGYTPPILVGDGVGGTFAYAMLAQAGSDTFSGALSVDFCPVLPMSRPLCQGEGVHFGRGVTHTAGGAPMRLLPAPVMSAPWLAMGGPAGGPYARAPRCPDHVAQAFAARTPNANWLVGGLAGSLGAMDTSGTTPTPVLADWVTQYKNAFRRLNAHHVAGTARPPAAVADLPVIEVPATGKPDANLADTFAILLSGDGGWAGLDRDVAGALSAHGIPVVGVDSLRYFWSARTPASGALDIDRLMRFYQTRWNKKRVILVGYSQGADVLPFMVNRLPPGGRERVALLVLMGLGQKADFEFRMTNWVMSSQNGLPIRPEVERLPDGMAMCIYGADEDDSNCPGLDPRRVQVVKMPGGHHFDGNYTALADKILQGVARR